In Coregonus clupeaformis isolate EN_2021a chromosome 15, ASM2061545v1, whole genome shotgun sequence, one genomic interval encodes:
- the LOC121583384 gene encoding homeobox protein pnx-like, with translation MQLEKLPQVSKTSFSVADILDPSKFTGSPSSTHPSHGSTAESDAARGTTGGAAIPESHSKRLEFQSGPAASNCSTTVDSAVLAESKASEAHPAFACRSLESSKGKSRRVRTAFTLDQLHILEHSFHSSHYLSVFERYAIALMLRLTETQVKIWFQNRRTKWKTECEGKGVPEEQLQCGVRYPSPPPVYPTTIPLYNKMHFHQGPQIQLFTPPTFLTPQYHHHPY, from the exons ATGCAGCTAGAAAAGTTGCCACAGGTCAGCAAAACCTCTTTCTCTGTAGCAGACATCCTGGATCCGTCTAAATTCACTGGGAGTCCAAGCAGTACCCATCCGAGCCATGGTTCAACTGCTGAGAGTGACGCTGCAAGAGGGACCACAG GTGGGGCAGCCATTCCAGAAAGCCATTCCAAGAGATTAGAATTCCAAAGTGGTCCAGCAGCCAGTAACTGCTCCACCACAGTGGACTCAGCTGTGTTGGCGGAAAGTAAAGCGAGCGAGGCTCACCCTGCATTTGCGTGCCGTAGCCTGGAGAGTTCAAAGGGCAAGTCACGGCGGGTTCGGACAGCGTTCACCTTGGATCAACTACACATCCTAGAACATAGTTTCCACAGCAGCCACTACCTGTCTGTATTCGAGCGCTATGCCATCGCCTTGATGCTCCGTCTCACAGAGACCCAGGTGAAGATCTGGTTCCAGAACCGACGCACCAAGTGGAAGACAGAGTGTGAGGGGAAAGGGGTGCCTGAAGAGCAGCTCCAGTGTGGGGTCAGATACCCCTCACCTCCTCCTGTCTATCCTACAACCATACCACTATACAACAAAATGCATTTTCACCAGGGACCACAGATTCAACTGTTCACACCACCAACCTTCCTCACTCCACAATACCACCATCATCCATATTAG